A genomic segment from Acyrthosiphon pisum isolate AL4f chromosome A3, pea_aphid_22Mar2018_4r6ur, whole genome shotgun sequence encodes:
- the LOC100166126 gene encoding probable arginine--tRNA ligase, mitochondrial — protein sequence MVRTAILSRSNYRLCKRYVAEEVACAINKNSADVVNDFIANLKIGKGNSMNDIGLHMPLNILQKHFGTNSLKDFKIPSHEITTSQLNPYYVIIHLDKYDFINNILKNNIGITRQHCVQNSKPCIIDFSSPNIAKPFHVGHLRSTIIGNFISNLRNFIDGRVVRINYLGDWGPQFGYTLLGLEQMKPDISKNNMTIESLHNAYILANQMAKNDSSIHDKAKSIFNDLECGNSTSDINTLWNEFRSITINELEVIYKRLGIVFDEYDWESKYSKEKIQDVLKQLSKIGLLKVKEDGSTVVLSNNQETTILKNDNSTLYITRDIAAALRRHKYYGSEDLFYVVDNTQSKHFYLLKSLIAQINSNINVHHIPFGRIHGMSSRKGQGILLDQLLNQAKSTMVLKRKYSETTKINSMDDNEVADVLGISAIVINDLKQKRKKDYNFSWESALQVNGDTGIKLQYTHCRLLSLEEVNCNITLPDEVIAECFTETVALDLILEICRFEDVLTETNQELEACILVNYLFRLSNCINKALKVLNVKNSSSTIAQQRILLFYRARETLSAGMKILGLVPLKCM from the exons ATGGTTCGGACAGCTATTTTGTCCAGATCCAATTATCGACTGTGTAAGAGATATGTAGCGGAAGAG gTTGCCTgtgcaattaataaaaattcagcTGATGTAGTAAATGATTTCATTGCTAATCTGAAAATAGGAAAAGGAAATTCTATGAACGATATTGGTTTGCATATGCCTCTTAATATTCTTCAAAAACATTTTGGAACAAATTcattaaaagattttaaaataccaaGTCACGAAATAACAACTTCTCAATTAAATCCTTATTATGTGATAATACATTtagataaatatgattttataaacaacatacttaaaaacaatattggtaTAACTCGTCAACATTGTGTGCAGAATTCTAAACCTTGCATCATTGACTTTAG TTCTCCAAACATTGCAAAACCATTTCATGTTGGTCATTTACGTTCAACAATTATTGGAAACTTCATCTCTAACTTAAGAAATTTTATTGATGGCCGTGTTGTACGTATTAACTATTTGGGTGACTGGGGACCTCAGTTTGGTTATACTCTACTAGGATTAGAACAAATGAAACCAGATATATCTAAAAACAATATGACAATAGAATCTTTGCACAACGCATACATACTAGCTAATCAAATGGCAAAAAACGATTCGAGCATTCATGACAAAGCTAAATCTATATTCAATGATTTAGAATGTGGTAATTCTACTTCTGATATCAATACCCTATGGAATGAATTTAGATCCATCACTATCAATGAATTAGAAGTTATTTATAAGAGACTGGGAATAGTCTTCGATGAATATGATTGggaatcaaaatattcaaaggAGAAAATTCAAGATGTTCTAAAACAGCTCAGTAAAATTggtttattaaaagttaaagaaGACGGATCTACTGTTGTGCTTTCTAATAATCAAGAAaccactattttaaaaaatgataattctaCATTATACATAACACGAGATATCGCTGCAGCTCTCAGACGCCACAAATATTATGGTTCTgaagatttattttatgttgttgaTAATACTCAAagcaaacatttttacttactGAAATCCTTAATTGcacaaattaattcaaatataaatgtgCATCACATTCCATTTGGAAGAATACATGGTATGAGCTCAAGGAAAGGCCAGGGAATATTATTAGATCAACTTCTAAATCAGGCAAAATCCACTAtggttctaaaaagaaaatattctgaaa ctacaaaaattaattcaatggACGATAATGAAGTAGCTGATGTATTAGGAATATCTGCTATagtaataaatgatttaaaacaaaaacggaAAAAAGATTACAATTTTTCTTGGGAGTCAgcattacag gTAAATGGAGATACTGGCATTAAACTTCAATATACCCATTGCCGTTTACTAAGTTTAGAAGAAGTTAATTGCAATATAACCTTACCAGATGAAGTTATTGCAGAATGCTTTACTGAAACTGTCGCATTGGacttaattttagaaatatgtcg atTTGAAGATGTATTAACTGAAACTAATCAAGAATTAGAAGCATGTATTttagttaactatttatttCGATTATCCAATTGCATCAACAAAgccttaaaagttttaaatgttaaaaattctaGCAGTACAATTGCTCAGCAgagaattttgttattttacagaGCTAGAGAAACACTAAGTGCTGGAATGAAAATTTTAGGATTAGTACCattaaaatgtatgtga